A window of Synechococcus sp. MEDNS5 contains these coding sequences:
- a CDS encoding alpha/beta family hydrolase produces MFIIQGEDDRYGAKNLVAGLTLSESISMVWIPGAEHGFKHHIPALKEAVAGACQTILKASDPLASEAE; encoded by the coding sequence GTGTTCATCATTCAGGGAGAAGACGACCGCTACGGAGCAAAAAACCTGGTCGCAGGGCTAACACTGTCCGAGTCGATCAGCATGGTCTGGATCCCTGGGGCCGAGCATGGCTTCAAACACCACATCCCCGCACTCAAAGAGGCTGTTGCGGGAGCTTGTCAGACGATCCTCAAAGCATCCGATCCCCTCGCATCAGAGGCAGAATGA
- the sufC gene encoding Fe-S cluster assembly ATPase SufC has protein sequence MIRPDAELLLDISDLHASVEDQPILKGVNLQVRAGEIHAVMGRNGSGKSTLSKILAGHPAYRVTAGSVRYRGDDLFALEPEERARLGVFLGFQYPVEIPGVSNLEFLRVATNARRDTQGQEELDTFDFEDHVREKLKVVQMDPAFLDRSVNQGFSGGEKKRNEILQMALLEPVISILDETDSGLDIDALRIVAGGVNQLSSPDTASILITHYQRLLEEITPDYVHVMAAGRILRTGGRELALELEQIGYDWVDAQLAAEGVA, from the coding sequence GTGATCCGCCCCGACGCTGAGCTGCTTCTCGATATCTCCGACCTGCATGCGTCCGTCGAGGATCAACCCATCCTTAAAGGTGTGAATCTGCAGGTTCGCGCCGGTGAAATTCATGCCGTGATGGGGCGGAACGGCAGCGGCAAAAGCACCCTTTCCAAGATCCTCGCTGGTCACCCCGCGTATCGCGTCACCGCAGGGTCCGTGCGTTATCGCGGTGACGACCTCTTCGCGCTGGAACCGGAGGAACGGGCACGCCTCGGCGTGTTCCTTGGCTTTCAATACCCGGTCGAGATCCCTGGCGTCAGCAACCTGGAGTTTCTCAGGGTGGCCACCAATGCCCGCCGGGACACACAGGGCCAGGAAGAGCTCGACACCTTCGACTTCGAAGACCATGTGCGCGAGAAGCTGAAGGTGGTGCAGATGGATCCTGCCTTCCTTGATCGAAGCGTGAATCAGGGATTCTCGGGTGGAGAGAAAAAGCGCAACGAAATCCTGCAGATGGCTCTGCTTGAGCCAGTGATCTCCATTCTTGATGAAACCGATTCCGGACTCGATATCGATGCCCTGCGCATCGTTGCCGGTGGTGTGAATCAGCTCTCAAGCCCAGACACCGCCTCAATCCTGATCACCCATTACCAGCGTTTGCTGGAAGAGATCACTCCGGATTACGTCCACGTGATGGCTGCAGGCCGGATCCTGCGGACAGGAGGCAGGGAACTGGCGTTGGAGCTTGAGCAGATCGGTTACGACTGGGTGGATGCGCAGCTGGCTGCCGAGGGAGTGGCCTGA
- a CDS encoding DUF4912 domain-containing protein, whose product MTQAITNLARLTLRQLRQMASDLGVTLYSRKSKEDLVSAIAERQERRGGDLKAIEAELNPPTRPQANTRVVFLPRDPQWAYVFWEISDADRRQAQSTGASHLSLRLADVTGLQDGSSHPHTLQEVPVDSHSTEWYLPVPMCDRDYRVELGFRAGSNWISLAFSSVARVPALHPSDQILDQFVPFSLEATAPAPQPISTPIETTDSGLHERLYQSATTHFRSRRVGSEVLHQREGSHTGDQRGLSDSGAGLWASGRNESGLGGVAPRQRSFWLVADAELIVYGATDPSARLTIGAEEVPLSSDGTFRIQVPFRDGEQAYPIEATAADGEQKRNITLNFKRMTPEDNSNPASEAKAEWF is encoded by the coding sequence GTGACGCAAGCCATCACGAATCTTGCCCGCCTGACCCTTCGTCAGTTGCGTCAGATGGCTAGTGATCTTGGCGTGACGCTCTACAGCCGCAAGAGCAAGGAGGACCTGGTGTCCGCCATAGCCGAGAGACAGGAACGCCGTGGTGGCGACCTCAAGGCGATTGAAGCCGAACTCAATCCTCCAACACGCCCTCAAGCCAACACACGGGTTGTTTTCCTGCCACGTGACCCCCAATGGGCCTACGTGTTTTGGGAAATCTCCGATGCAGATCGTCGGCAAGCCCAGAGCACAGGGGCCTCTCACCTCAGCTTGCGCCTGGCTGACGTCACTGGGCTTCAAGATGGCTCATCCCACCCGCATACCCTTCAGGAAGTCCCGGTTGATAGCCACAGCACCGAGTGGTATCTACCCGTTCCAATGTGCGACCGCGATTATCGAGTTGAGCTCGGATTCCGTGCTGGCAGCAACTGGATTTCCCTGGCTTTCTCTTCAGTTGCCAGGGTGCCTGCTCTTCATCCAAGCGATCAGATCCTCGATCAGTTCGTTCCTTTCAGTCTCGAGGCCACAGCGCCAGCCCCCCAGCCAATCTCTACGCCGATCGAAACCACTGACAGCGGACTGCACGAGCGCCTTTACCAAAGCGCCACCACCCACTTCCGCAGCCGCCGGGTGGGCTCAGAAGTTCTGCACCAGCGAGAAGGCTCCCACACCGGCGATCAGCGTGGGCTCAGCGATTCCGGTGCCGGCCTCTGGGCCAGCGGACGCAACGAGTCAGGGCTCGGCGGTGTCGCACCGCGTCAGCGCAGCTTCTGGTTGGTCGCTGATGCTGAGCTGATCGTTTATGGAGCCACCGACCCCTCTGCCCGTCTCACCATCGGAGCTGAGGAAGTGCCCCTCTCCAGCGACGGCACCTTCCGCATTCAGGTGCCGTTCCGCGACGGCGAACAGGCCTACCCCATCGAAGCGACAGCCGCCGATGGAGAGCAGAAGCGCAACATCACTCTCAACTTCAAGCGGATGACCCCAGAAGACAACAGCAACCCCGCCAGCGAAGCCAAAGCTGAATGGTTCTGA
- a CDS encoding SufS family cysteine desulfurase, with translation MTTLSRDVGVTLAERTRSDFPILDQLGAQGDPLIYLDHAATSQKPQVVLDALLGYYSCDNANVHRGAHQLSARATDAFEGARAAVARFVGAAGPDEVVFTRNATEAINLVARTWGDANLQAGDEVLLSVMEHHSNLVPWQQLAQRTGCVLRHVGITESGELDLDDLRRQLNKRTRLVSLVHISNTLGCRNPVEEIAALAHGVGALMLVDACQSLAHQSTDVQRLGADFLVGSSHKLCGPTGMGFLWARKDLLEAMPPFLGGGEMIQDVFLDHSTWAALPHKFEAGTPAIGEAVGMGAAIAYLESLGLEQIAAWEAQLTRHLFHRLESIEGLRILGPTPEQQPGRGALATFLVDGVHANDIASMLDLAGICIRSGHHCCQPLHRHFNVTGSARASLSFTTTFEEIDRFAAELQGVLAFFREHG, from the coding sequence ATGACCACACTTTCTCGCGACGTTGGCGTAACGCTTGCGGAACGGACTCGTTCCGATTTTCCGATCCTGGATCAGTTGGGTGCTCAAGGCGACCCCTTGATCTATCTCGACCATGCGGCCACCAGCCAGAAGCCCCAGGTGGTGCTCGATGCCTTGCTCGGCTACTACAGCTGCGACAACGCCAATGTGCACCGGGGAGCGCATCAACTCAGCGCCCGTGCCACCGATGCCTTCGAGGGAGCCCGAGCTGCTGTGGCCCGATTTGTGGGGGCTGCAGGGCCCGATGAAGTGGTGTTTACCCGTAATGCCACCGAGGCCATCAATCTGGTTGCACGCACCTGGGGAGATGCCAACCTTCAGGCCGGTGATGAGGTGCTGCTCAGCGTGATGGAGCACCACAGCAATCTCGTGCCCTGGCAGCAGCTCGCCCAGCGCACGGGTTGCGTGCTGCGTCACGTGGGGATCACCGAGAGCGGAGAGCTCGACCTCGATGACCTTCGCCGGCAGCTCAACAAGCGCACCCGTTTGGTGAGCCTTGTGCACATCAGCAACACCCTGGGCTGCCGCAATCCCGTTGAGGAGATCGCCGCCCTGGCCCATGGGGTTGGGGCGCTGATGCTTGTGGATGCCTGCCAGAGCCTGGCCCACCAATCCACCGATGTGCAGCGGCTGGGAGCTGATTTTCTTGTGGGGTCCTCCCACAAGCTGTGCGGACCCACCGGCATGGGCTTTCTCTGGGCACGGAAAGACCTGCTTGAAGCCATGCCTCCGTTCCTGGGGGGAGGCGAGATGATCCAAGATGTGTTCCTTGATCACAGCACCTGGGCTGCTCTGCCCCACAAATTCGAGGCTGGCACGCCCGCCATCGGTGAAGCTGTGGGCATGGGTGCGGCGATCGCCTACCTCGAGTCTCTCGGCTTGGAGCAGATCGCTGCCTGGGAAGCGCAACTCACCCGTCATCTCTTTCATCGGCTCGAGAGCATCGAGGGATTGCGCATCCTTGGTCCCACCCCTGAGCAGCAGCCAGGACGTGGAGCCCTCGCCACCTTTCTCGTTGATGGCGTCCACGCCAACGACATTGCCTCCATGCTGGATCTGGCTGGCATCTGCATCCGCAGCGGCCATCACTGCTGCCAGCCCCTGCATCGGCATTTCAACGTGACGGGCTCCGCCAGGGCCAGCCTCAGCTTCACCACGACGTTTGAGGAGATCGATCGTTTTGCGGCTGAGCTTCAGGGCGTGCTTGCGTTCTTCAGGGAGCACGGCTGA
- the sufR gene encoding iron-sulfur cluster biosynthesis transcriptional regulator SufR gives MGAPSQAPTREATLTLLLRQGEIDAAGLASQLSISVQAMRRHLRTLEDEGLVESTAVTVGPGRPSNLWRLTSRGHQHFPDGSETFALGLLDSLAQSLPPEMLGALLKQQAHEKASQYRQHLGDAPLEQRVRALVDLRSREGYVSDMAPAEDGRGWCISEFHCSVQRIAEEFPAICDQELQLIRLTFPDCQVERVHWRLESGHSCGFQISPLDRLAETETLS, from the coding sequence ATGGGCGCTCCATCCCAGGCACCCACCCGCGAAGCGACGCTCACCCTGCTATTAAGGCAGGGCGAGATCGACGCGGCCGGACTGGCCAGCCAACTGAGCATCTCCGTGCAGGCCATGCGGCGGCATCTGCGCACCCTCGAAGATGAAGGGCTGGTGGAATCCACAGCGGTCACCGTGGGGCCAGGGCGCCCCTCCAACCTCTGGCGCCTCACCTCTCGCGGTCATCAGCACTTTCCCGACGGGAGCGAAACATTCGCCCTCGGCTTGCTGGACTCCTTGGCCCAAAGCCTCCCCCCCGAGATGCTGGGTGCCCTGCTCAAGCAGCAGGCGCATGAGAAAGCCAGTCAATACAGGCAACATCTCGGCGATGCTCCGCTTGAGCAACGGGTGCGTGCCCTCGTTGATCTGCGCAGTCGCGAAGGATATGTGAGCGACATGGCGCCTGCGGAGGATGGTCGCGGGTGGTGCATCAGTGAATTTCACTGCTCCGTACAGCGCATTGCCGAGGAATTCCCGGCCATCTGTGATCAAGAACTTCAGCTGATCAGGCTGACGTTCCCCGACTGCCAGGTGGAACGGGTGCACTGGCGTCTGGAATCGGGCCACTCCTGTGGCTTTCAGATCAGCCCTCTCGACAGACTCGCTGAGACCGAGACCCTGTCGTAA
- a CDS encoding phycobiliprotein lyase, with protein MTLEIPDALSFFRLSCGQWRSQRSVHHLLHRRAEAGGSLIVVEDLAPSDDRLVVMARQHGQDPAMIIGGSHVRWSANMAWDRDGDAHDGETCFALMAEAEADRSGTLLRDQGYAEKAPATSTFDMDDRDGLILRTSYEMMTVWERFSFCGPDVRVRSSTVEGLSNNASFCIETRLSGAEAPDVAASSETVSSPFGW; from the coding sequence ATGACTCTGGAGATTCCCGACGCTCTGAGCTTCTTTCGGCTCAGCTGCGGGCAATGGCGATCCCAGCGAAGCGTCCACCATCTTCTGCACAGGCGCGCTGAAGCTGGAGGGTCATTGATTGTTGTTGAAGACCTCGCCCCGAGCGATGACCGCCTGGTGGTGATGGCCCGGCAGCATGGGCAGGATCCAGCAATGATCATTGGCGGAAGCCATGTGCGCTGGAGCGCCAACATGGCCTGGGACCGCGACGGCGATGCACACGATGGTGAAACCTGCTTCGCCCTGATGGCTGAAGCTGAGGCTGACCGCAGCGGCACCTTGCTCAGAGATCAGGGTTATGCCGAGAAAGCTCCTGCGACATCGACCTTCGACATGGACGATCGCGACGGCCTGATTCTGCGCACGAGCTACGAGATGATGACGGTGTGGGAGCGATTTAGCTTCTGCGGCCCCGACGTGAGAGTGCGCTCGAGCACCGTGGAAGGCTTGTCGAACAATGCCTCTTTTTGCATCGAGACACGCCTCTCGGGAGCAGAAGCCCCAGACGTTGCAGCCAGCTCAGAAACGGTGAGCTCACCGTTCGGCTGGTGA
- the sufB gene encoding Fe-S cluster assembly protein SufB, producing the protein MTSTSTRDLVSQPYKYGFVTEIETDKIAKGLSEDVVRLISGKKDEPDFLLQFRLKAFRHWLTLEEPDWAALGYPAIDYQDIIYYAAPKQQDKKASLDEVDPKLLETFDKLGIPLSEQKRLSNVAVDAVLDSVSIATTYKEKLAEHGVVFCSFSEAVKEHPALIERYLGTVVASNDNYFAALNSAVFSDGSFVFIPKGVECPMELSTYFRINSGDTGQFERTLIVAEEGASVSYLEGCTAPMFDTNQLHAAVVELVTLDDASIKYSTVQNWYAGDENGVGGIYNFVTKRGQCRGARSRISWTQVETGSAITWKYPSCVLQGADSVGEFYSVALTNNRQQADTGTKMVHVGPRTRSTIVSKGISAGHSSNSYRGLVQIGPGASGARNYSQCDSMLIGDQAGANTYPYIRSQQPDSAVEHEASTCRISEDQLFYLQSRGIGFEEAVSMMVSGFCRDVFNQLPMEFAAEADKLLALKLEGSVG; encoded by the coding sequence ATGACCTCCACGTCCACAAGGGATCTTGTGAGCCAGCCGTACAAGTACGGCTTCGTTACCGAGATCGAGACCGACAAGATCGCCAAGGGTCTCAGTGAGGACGTGGTGCGTTTGATTTCGGGGAAGAAAGACGAACCCGATTTTTTGCTTCAGTTCCGTCTCAAGGCATTTCGTCATTGGCTCACCCTCGAGGAACCCGATTGGGCTGCGCTCGGGTATCCGGCGATCGACTACCAGGACATCATTTATTACGCAGCTCCGAAACAGCAGGATAAGAAGGCGAGCCTCGACGAGGTCGACCCCAAGCTCCTGGAGACTTTTGACAAGCTTGGAATTCCTCTGAGCGAGCAAAAGCGCCTCAGCAATGTGGCTGTGGATGCTGTCCTTGACAGTGTGTCCATCGCCACGACCTACAAAGAGAAGCTTGCAGAACACGGTGTGGTGTTCTGTTCCTTCAGTGAGGCGGTCAAGGAACACCCCGCCCTGATTGAGCGCTACCTGGGCACTGTGGTGGCCAGCAACGACAACTACTTCGCAGCGCTCAATTCCGCTGTGTTCAGTGATGGATCCTTCGTGTTCATCCCCAAAGGTGTTGAGTGCCCGATGGAACTCTCCACGTATTTCCGCATTAATTCGGGTGATACAGGGCAGTTTGAGCGCACGCTGATCGTTGCCGAGGAAGGAGCGTCGGTGAGTTACCTCGAGGGTTGTACTGCGCCGATGTTTGACACCAACCAGCTGCATGCTGCGGTGGTTGAGCTTGTGACGCTGGATGACGCTTCGATCAAATATTCCACCGTTCAGAACTGGTATGCCGGCGATGAGAACGGAGTGGGAGGGATTTACAACTTCGTGACCAAGCGAGGCCAGTGCCGTGGCGCGCGGAGCCGCATCAGCTGGACCCAGGTGGAAACAGGCTCGGCGATCACTTGGAAATATCCGAGCTGTGTTCTTCAAGGAGCTGACTCGGTTGGTGAGTTCTATTCCGTGGCTCTCACCAACAACCGCCAGCAGGCCGATACCGGAACCAAGATGGTTCACGTTGGTCCTCGCACCCGCTCCACGATCGTGAGCAAAGGCATCAGTGCGGGTCACTCCAGCAACAGCTATCGCGGTCTGGTGCAGATCGGCCCGGGTGCTTCCGGCGCCCGCAATTACAGCCAGTGCGATTCGATGCTGATCGGTGATCAGGCCGGTGCCAACACCTATCCCTACATCCGCTCCCAGCAGCCGGATTCAGCTGTGGAGCACGAAGCCAGCACCTGCAGAATTTCCGAAGACCAGCTCTTCTATCTTCAAAGCCGAGGAATCGGTTTCGAAGAAGCAGTGTCCATGATGGTGAGTGGCTTCTGTCGCGACGTGTTCAATCAGTTGCCGATGGAATTCGCTGCCGAAGCTGACAAGCTTCTTGCTCTCAAGCTCGAGGGCTCCGTGGGCTGA
- a CDS encoding class I fructose-bisphosphate aldolase, producing MAIANRPISDWLGAEAELILNTQPRVSRERLHVPNAHVVDRFSLSDRNPQVLRSIQQMYGSGRLANTGYLSILPVDQGIEHSAAHSFAPNPDYFDSEAIVELAVEAGCNAVCSTLGVLGSVARKWAHRIPFMVKVNHNQLLTAPNVHEQILFASVDQAWDMGAVAIGATIYFGSDDCNRELQQISALFEHAHDRGLATVLWCYLRNPIFKQPEADYHLSADLTGQAVHLGVTIGADIIKQKLPANNGGYPAVAKALGQSFGMTDDRIYSELSSDNPVDLCRYQVLNCYSGRIGLINSGGASGSDDMHEAIRTAAINKRAGGSGLIMGRKAFQKPRQEGVDLIHAVQDVYLSPEVTIA from the coding sequence ATGGCCATTGCCAACCGTCCGATCAGCGACTGGCTTGGAGCCGAAGCTGAACTGATCCTGAACACCCAACCACGGGTGAGCAGAGAGCGACTCCACGTACCCAACGCTCACGTGGTGGATCGATTCAGCCTTTCGGATCGCAATCCACAGGTGTTGCGAAGCATTCAGCAGATGTATGGAAGTGGTCGTTTGGCCAACACCGGATACCTGTCCATCCTCCCGGTCGACCAGGGCATCGAGCACTCTGCGGCCCATTCCTTCGCCCCCAACCCCGACTATTTCGATAGTGAAGCGATCGTCGAGTTAGCTGTTGAGGCCGGCTGCAATGCCGTGTGCTCCACTCTCGGCGTTCTTGGATCCGTGGCCCGGAAGTGGGCGCACCGCATCCCATTCATGGTGAAGGTGAACCACAACCAGCTGCTCACGGCACCGAACGTGCATGAGCAGATCTTGTTCGCTTCGGTGGACCAGGCCTGGGACATGGGTGCCGTGGCCATCGGTGCCACCATTTACTTCGGGAGCGACGACTGCAACAGGGAACTGCAGCAGATTTCGGCCTTGTTCGAACATGCCCACGATCGCGGCCTGGCCACGGTGTTGTGGTGCTATCTACGCAATCCGATTTTCAAACAGCCCGAAGCTGACTACCACCTCTCCGCGGACCTCACCGGTCAAGCGGTCCACCTCGGGGTCACCATCGGCGCCGACATCATCAAGCAAAAATTGCCAGCCAACAACGGTGGCTACCCCGCTGTAGCCAAAGCTCTCGGCCAGTCTTTTGGCATGACGGACGATCGCATCTACAGCGAGCTGTCGAGTGACAATCCGGTGGATCTCTGTCGCTACCAGGTTCTCAATTGCTATTCAGGCCGGATCGGCCTGATCAACAGCGGCGGCGCCTCAGGCAGCGACGACATGCATGAAGCGATCCGTACAGCCGCCATCAACAAACGGGCCGGGGGCAGCGGTCTGATCATGGGTCGCAAAGCGTTCCAAAAACCACGTCAGGAAGGGGTGGATCTGATTCACGCCGTTCAGGACGTGTACCTGAGTCCCGAGGTCACCATCGCTTGA
- a CDS encoding ferredoxin-thioredoxin reductase catalytic domain-containing protein, giving the protein MTDAPAGTSEPTAESLEVIRKFAETYAQRTGTYFCSDPGVTAVVLKGLARHKDDLGGALCPCRHYEDKEAEVSQAFWNCPCVPMRERKECHCMLFLTEDNPFRGDDQTISTETIHATAG; this is encoded by the coding sequence ATGACAGACGCCCCTGCCGGCACTTCAGAACCGACTGCTGAGAGCCTTGAGGTCATCCGAAAATTTGCTGAGACCTACGCCCAGCGCACAGGAACTTATTTCTGCAGTGATCCAGGTGTGACCGCTGTCGTGCTGAAGGGACTGGCGCGTCACAAGGATGATCTCGGTGGGGCTCTCTGTCCCTGTCGCCATTACGAGGACAAGGAAGCAGAGGTTTCCCAGGCGTTTTGGAACTGCCCCTGTGTGCCGATGCGTGAGCGCAAGGAATGCCATTGCATGCTGTTCCTCACGGAGGACAACCCTTTCAGGGGTGACGATCAGACGATCAGCACCGAAACCATTCACGCCACCGCCGGCTGA
- a CDS encoding SufD family Fe-S cluster assembly protein, protein MVSTVLAPVQKRGQANLEKLGLPTRRQEAWRLTDLKRLEAMASLPPVDGADQRSWPVVDQGVTRLVIGTDADPLEGIQLPEGLSPLSEAELEQALGHTLDRCGCAEVWPVELNHARSRRVLALRVRGSVAPLEIVLASGDGLIATRVLLLLEEKAELDLLQVIPAERDNTAVPLAHSHVMEVHLGQEARLRHGFLASASGDTSLLAHLAVEQEPRSSYDFVSVCRGWRFGRLEPRVLQVDGQAITRLNGLTMTGGDEQFATHTAVCFQGPDGSLDQLQKSVAADRSHSIFNGAIQVPRAAQRTDASQLSRNLLLSSRARVDAKPELEIVADDVRCAHGATVSQLQQDQLFYLRSRGVAADEAAALLLKGYCCDVVDRLPSVAPSWLASAAINDPARPL, encoded by the coding sequence ATGGTGAGCACCGTGTTGGCACCGGTTCAGAAGCGGGGGCAGGCCAATCTTGAGAAGCTCGGTTTGCCGACCAGACGTCAGGAAGCCTGGCGGCTCACGGATCTCAAGCGGCTGGAGGCCATGGCCTCCCTGCCACCTGTTGATGGGGCTGATCAGCGGTCCTGGCCTGTGGTTGATCAGGGTGTCACCCGCCTTGTTATCGGAACAGACGCCGATCCCTTGGAGGGGATTCAGCTTCCAGAAGGACTGTCGCCTCTGAGCGAGGCCGAGCTTGAGCAGGCTCTTGGACACACCCTGGATCGCTGCGGTTGTGCTGAGGTCTGGCCTGTGGAACTCAACCATGCCCGCAGCCGGCGCGTCCTGGCGCTGCGGGTGCGTGGCTCGGTGGCTCCCCTCGAGATTGTGCTGGCCTCAGGCGATGGTCTGATCGCCACGCGGGTGCTGCTGCTTCTGGAGGAAAAAGCTGAGCTGGACCTGCTTCAGGTGATTCCAGCCGAGCGTGACAACACAGCTGTGCCTTTGGCTCACAGCCATGTGATGGAGGTGCATCTGGGACAGGAGGCGCGCCTGCGCCATGGCTTCCTGGCCAGTGCAAGTGGCGATACCTCCTTGCTCGCCCATCTGGCGGTGGAGCAGGAGCCTCGCAGCAGCTACGACTTCGTGAGCGTGTGTCGAGGTTGGCGCTTCGGGAGGCTCGAGCCCCGGGTGCTGCAGGTGGATGGTCAGGCCATCACCCGCCTGAACGGTCTGACGATGACCGGTGGGGATGAACAATTTGCCACCCATACGGCCGTTTGCTTCCAAGGACCGGATGGATCACTCGATCAGCTTCAGAAATCCGTGGCGGCTGATCGGTCTCACAGTATTTTCAACGGCGCGATTCAGGTGCCCCGCGCTGCGCAGCGCACCGATGCCTCTCAGCTCAGCCGCAATCTGCTGTTGTCCAGCCGAGCCCGTGTGGATGCCAAGCCGGAGCTAGAGATCGTGGCCGACGATGTGCGTTGTGCTCACGGAGCCACGGTCAGCCAATTGCAGCAGGATCAGCTTTTTTACTTGCGCAGCCGGGGCGTGGCTGCCGATGAAGCTGCAGCGCTGCTGCTGAAGGGCTACTGCTGCGATGTGGTGGATCGTCTCCCTTCAGTGGCGCCCTCCTGGCTGGCATCAGCTGCCATCAACGATCCCGCCCGCCCCCTATGA
- a CDS encoding phycobilisome rod-core linker polypeptide produces the protein MALPLLQYAPTTQNNRVAAIRVASDENQRSRQMDISMDAENLTTVIESAYRQIFFHAFKSDRETFLESQLRNGQITVRDFIRGLCLSDTFKRSFYNLNSNYKVVRHLVEKVLGRKTHGKSEEIAWSIVIATKGVEGMVDALLDSEEYLNAFGYDTVPYQRNRVLPGRELGETPFNITTPRYDEYYRSILGFPQVVYTGIAKALPPRAKRIRGGFPEDYLPWVRGLSRATGASPSGSADIDYLSKVPYRSVGR, from the coding sequence GTGGCACTCCCCCTTCTGCAGTACGCCCCGACCACGCAGAACAATCGAGTCGCTGCCATCAGAGTTGCTTCCGACGAGAACCAGCGTTCGCGTCAGATGGATATCTCCATGGATGCGGAGAACCTCACGACGGTGATCGAGTCGGCCTACCGGCAGATCTTCTTCCACGCGTTCAAAAGCGATCGCGAAACCTTTCTTGAATCCCAGCTGCGCAACGGCCAGATCACCGTCAGGGATTTCATTCGAGGCCTGTGTCTTTCGGACACGTTCAAGCGCAGCTTCTACAACCTCAACTCCAATTACAAGGTGGTCCGCCACCTGGTCGAGAAAGTGCTCGGCCGCAAAACCCATGGCAAGTCCGAAGAGATCGCCTGGTCGATCGTGATCGCCACCAAGGGTGTCGAAGGCATGGTGGACGCCCTTCTCGACAGCGAGGAATACCTCAACGCCTTCGGATACGACACGGTCCCCTATCAGCGCAACCGCGTCCTCCCAGGCCGCGAACTCGGTGAGACCCCCTTCAACATCACCACGCCCCGTTACGACGAGTACTACCGAAGCATCCTGGGATTCCCTCAGGTCGTATACACCGGCATCGCCAAGGCCCTGCCTCCAAGAGCCAAGCGCATTCGTGGTGGCTTCCCCGAGGACTACCTTCCCTGGGTGCGTGGCCTGTCCAGAGCAACGGGAGCCTCACCCAGTGGATCCGCAGACATCGACTATCTCTCCAAGGTTCCTTATCGCAGCGTTGGACGCTGA
- a CDS encoding class I SAM-dependent methyltransferase — MSLFEQQWQTYRTVLEHDAIEHRAAAAATGEELQTWLAQRPAHRPPPTLVDLGCGDLARMADLFRTLPLGAYTGLDLAASVLPLAASAMGQAPFPCRWQQGDLLHWAERPNPSADGSAPERVDVIHSAFAIHHLSDSQKIQFLRGARQRIEADGLLLWVDVFQDEDDTRETYLDRYIDRVRHWHALDTLQIKTIVEHIHVCDWPAQRGTIETIAAQEGWRWRWAWRGSQGSEALAVLQPCSLKNASTP, encoded by the coding sequence GTGAGCCTATTTGAACAGCAATGGCAGACCTATCGCACCGTGCTGGAGCACGACGCCATTGAGCACCGGGCGGCGGCTGCCGCCACAGGCGAGGAACTGCAGACATGGCTGGCGCAACGCCCTGCTCACCGGCCTCCACCAACTCTCGTGGACCTTGGCTGCGGCGACCTAGCCCGCATGGCCGACCTCTTCAGAACCTTGCCCCTGGGTGCCTACACAGGCCTGGACCTGGCAGCGTCAGTGCTGCCTCTGGCCGCTAGCGCCATGGGGCAGGCTCCGTTCCCCTGCCGATGGCAGCAGGGCGATCTCTTGCACTGGGCGGAGCGACCCAACCCATCGGCCGATGGCAGCGCGCCGGAACGTGTGGATGTGATCCATTCCGCATTCGCCATTCACCACCTCAGCGACAGCCAGAAAATTCAGTTTCTGCGGGGAGCCCGGCAACGGATCGAGGCCGACGGTCTGCTGCTGTGGGTGGATGTGTTTCAGGACGAAGACGACACCAGGGAGACCTACCTCGATCGTTACATCGATCGGGTGCGCCACTGGCACGCGCTCGACACCCTGCAGATCAAGACCATTGTTGAGCACATACACGTCTGCGACTGGCCCGCCCAACGCGGCACGATCGAAACGATCGCAGCCCAAGAAGGATGGCGCTGGCGCTGGGCCTGGCGCGGCTCCCAGGGGAGCGAGGCTCTCGCCGTGCTTCAGCCGTGCTCCCTGAAGAACGCAAGCACGCCCTGA